A genomic segment from Pediococcus acidilactici encodes:
- a CDS encoding uracil-DNA glycosylase family protein encodes MDYQMPFFKEIMQDPQNAVFTEKGWHPIYMLNPQARILIVGQAPGKRVQDTEIIWNDKSGDRLRDWMGISRETFYNSGKIAVLPMDFYYPGKGKSGDIPPRKAVAEKWHPQMVAAMLNIQLTLLIGAYSQRYYLKTTPKTTTTELVKNYQSFLPKYFPLVHPSPRNNIWLARNPWFEEQVVPDLKRRVAAILQDS; translated from the coding sequence TTGGATTACCAAATGCCGTTTTTCAAAGAAATCATGCAAGACCCCCAAAATGCCGTCTTTACTGAAAAAGGATGGCACCCCATTTACATGCTCAATCCCCAAGCGCGAATCCTGATTGTCGGTCAAGCGCCCGGCAAACGCGTGCAGGATACAGAAATCATCTGGAATGACAAGAGTGGCGATCGGCTTCGGGACTGGATGGGCATTTCACGCGAGACCTTTTACAATTCTGGCAAAATCGCCGTTCTGCCAATGGATTTTTACTATCCCGGAAAAGGTAAAAGCGGGGATATTCCTCCCCGTAAGGCCGTTGCTGAAAAATGGCATCCCCAGATGGTGGCTGCCATGCTTAATATCCAATTAACCTTATTGATTGGTGCTTACTCGCAACGTTATTACTTAAAAACCACTCCGAAGACGACCACCACGGAGTTGGTAAAAAATTACCAATCGTTCTTACCAAAGTATTTTCCACTAGTCCACCCTTCACCCAGAAATAATATCTGGTTGGCAAGAAATCCATGGTTTGAAGAACAAGTGGTTCCAGACTTAAAACGCCGGGTCGCGGCTATTTTACAGGATTCCTAA
- a CDS encoding zinc ABC transporter substrate-binding protein, which yields MRLRRSWVAGLVLLLTGVVLLGGCTTTKQTDSSKIQVVSSLNFYGDVAKKVGGKYVKVTNIIQNAATDPHDFEPTTKTAKLMVDADLVIENGMGTDAWMQRITPHKKGLQVINLGHLMNKKDGENPHLWYDLATMKRLANQVAKQLSKKDPQHREFYQQNAQKYVKSLQPIQKKIDEIKQQSSGRKVAVTEPVYDYTLHELGYQISDRKFALAIENETDPSPKTVESLQQDLKQRRVQFIVNNQQTGNKVIDEVLKMAKKHHVPVVNVTETMPDDKSYQEWMISQLDQISKIIRGKN from the coding sequence ATGCGCTTAAGACGAAGTTGGGTAGCAGGACTAGTTTTGCTGCTAACTGGGGTAGTCTTGCTTGGAGGTTGTACGACAACTAAGCAGACTGATTCTAGCAAAATTCAAGTAGTTAGTTCGCTTAATTTTTATGGCGATGTCGCAAAAAAGGTTGGTGGCAAGTACGTTAAGGTAACGAACATTATTCAAAATGCAGCTACCGACCCGCATGATTTTGAACCAACGACTAAGACGGCCAAACTCATGGTGGATGCTGATTTAGTAATTGAAAACGGGATGGGGACGGATGCCTGGATGCAACGGATCACTCCTCATAAAAAAGGGCTTCAGGTAATTAACCTGGGTCATTTGATGAATAAAAAGGACGGCGAAAATCCCCATTTATGGTACGATTTAGCAACTATGAAACGCTTAGCGAACCAGGTGGCTAAACAGTTAAGCAAGAAAGACCCGCAACACCGTGAATTCTATCAGCAAAATGCTCAGAAATACGTCAAATCATTGCAACCAATCCAAAAGAAGATTGACGAAATTAAACAACAAAGTTCGGGAAGAAAAGTTGCGGTTACCGAGCCAGTTTATGACTACACCCTGCACGAATTGGGCTACCAAATTAGCGACCGGAAATTTGCGCTTGCAATTGAAAACGAGACGGATCCTTCGCCAAAAACGGTGGAAAGCTTGCAACAAGATCTTAAGCAGCGTCGGGTGCAGTTCATCGTTAACAACCAACAAACTGGTAATAAAGTAATTGACGAAGTCCTAAAGATGGCTAAAAAACATCACGTTCCCGTCGTCAACGTTACGGAAACGATGCCGGACGACAAATCTTATCAAGAGTGGATGATTAGCCAACTAGATCAAATTAGTAAAATAATAAGAGGGAAAAATTAA
- a CDS encoding ATP-binding cassette domain-containing protein has protein sequence MTETLVQVHDLTVEFPGQKLFNHLSFNIDRGEFLSVIGENGVGKTTLIRTLLHQVKPTHGEIKFRSAVNIGYVPQFRNIDRDYPLSIRDFVALNLQESRLPWLSKKERQQLDKILQETGLVEIQNTRMGRASGGQKQRAYLAQALVDQPDLLILDESTASLDSVRKYELFDLVQHFNRRHGLTVLSITHDFDLMKKYSDKYLLLKEDRCALGEVSDIHSEEDLPNV, from the coding sequence ATGACGGAGACATTGGTTCAAGTACACGACTTAACGGTCGAATTTCCGGGACAAAAGCTTTTCAATCATTTAAGCTTTAACATTGACCGGGGCGAATTTTTAAGTGTAATTGGTGAAAATGGGGTCGGCAAGACCACCTTAATTAGGACGTTGTTGCACCAAGTTAAGCCTACCCACGGAGAGATTAAGTTTCGGTCGGCAGTGAACATTGGGTACGTGCCTCAATTTAGAAATATTGACCGAGACTATCCGTTATCCATTCGGGACTTTGTAGCCCTAAATTTGCAAGAAAGTCGGTTACCGTGGTTATCCAAAAAAGAACGCCAGCAACTAGACAAAATTTTGCAAGAAACGGGCTTGGTGGAAATCCAAAACACCCGGATGGGACGGGCATCTGGTGGACAAAAGCAAAGGGCGTATTTAGCTCAGGCGTTGGTCGATCAGCCCGATTTGTTAATCTTAGACGAGTCTACTGCAAGTTTGGATAGCGTCCGTAAATACGAACTATTTGACTTAGTGCAACATTTTAATCGGCGGCACGGGTTAACTGTACTATCAATTACGCACGATTTCGATTTAATGAAAAAATATTCCGACAAGTACTTATTGTTGAAAGAAGACCGGTGCGCGTTGGGCGAAGTCAGCGATATTCACAGTGAGGAGGATTTGCCCAATGTTTAG
- a CDS encoding metal ABC transporter permease: MFSFEFMQNAYIAGTFIAIICGIMGVYVVGRNMSFLSHMLSEIGFSGAAFGIFMGWQALTGMLLFTIVSSILIGKMSMQASRRESAISAVSSLFLGLGILFLSISNKNVSYATNILFGSVIGIGRSEVRQVLLLTIVALAFILLMYRPLKFDSFDHVGASVKGIHTNFISIIFLVVLALSVSTAAQIVGSLLIFVLLTLPAAAAKIVAKTVSGMMLFAVGAALVGVWLGLYLGYVTSWPVSFFIALIECVVYFGAMLLGRKD; the protein is encoded by the coding sequence ATGTTTAGTTTTGAATTTATGCAAAATGCCTACATCGCCGGAACCTTCATCGCCATCATTTGTGGGATTATGGGAGTATACGTAGTGGGTCGTAACATGTCGTTCTTGTCCCACATGCTTTCAGAAATTGGATTTTCTGGGGCGGCGTTCGGAATTTTTATGGGATGGCAAGCCTTAACGGGGATGTTGCTGTTTACCATTGTGAGCTCAATTTTGATTGGTAAAATGAGTATGCAAGCTTCACGACGAGAATCGGCAATTTCGGCAGTTTCTAGTTTGTTTTTGGGGCTTGGAATCTTATTTCTTTCAATTTCAAACAAAAACGTCAGTTACGCTACTAACATTTTGTTTGGGAGCGTAATTGGGATTGGTCGGTCGGAAGTTCGCCAAGTATTGTTGCTCACCATCGTGGCCTTAGCCTTCATTTTATTGATGTACCGACCACTTAAATTTGACTCGTTTGACCATGTAGGTGCTTCTGTAAAGGGGATCCACACGAACTTCATTTCAATTATCTTTTTAGTGGTACTAGCGTTAAGCGTTAGTACGGCAGCCCAAATTGTGGGTTCGTTGTTAATTTTCGTGTTACTAACGTTACCGGCGGCTGCCGCAAAAATTGTGGCTAAAACGGTGAGTGGCATGATGTTGTTTGCGGTAGGCGCCGCTTTGGTAGGCGTTTGGCTAGGACTCTACTTGGGCTACGTAACGAGTTGGCCAGTAAGTTTCTTCATTGCTTTAATCGAATGCGTAGTGTACTTTGGAGCAATGTTACTGGGAAGAAAAGATTAG
- the purR gene encoding pur operon repressor has product MKLKRSERLIDMTNYLINHPRTLITSGFFVKRYSSAKSSISEDLSIMKSTLAKRQLGTIEITNGAAGGIKYLPGIGKAEAQRVIQDLTEQLSDPDRKLPGGYLYMSDLLGHPDTLRAIGRMLASEYVFSDVDAVMTVETKGIPLAQAVANYLNVPFIIVRHESVITEGSTISVNYVSRSSERIQKMELSKRSLQRGMKVLIVDDFMKGGGTVHAMVDLLKEFEAELIGISVLAEGTYKGQRAIEDFTSLLNVDTSQAGQVRIKAGNYFERNFKEDTKE; this is encoded by the coding sequence ATGAAACTGAAGCGTAGTGAACGGCTGATTGATATGACTAACTACCTTATTAATCATCCCCGCACACTAATAACTTCTGGATTTTTCGTTAAGCGATATTCATCCGCTAAATCTTCGATTAGTGAAGATTTATCAATTATGAAATCAACTTTAGCAAAAAGACAGTTAGGAACCATTGAAATTACTAATGGAGCAGCCGGTGGAATTAAATATTTACCAGGAATTGGAAAAGCAGAGGCCCAAAGGGTTATTCAGGATTTGACGGAACAACTTTCTGATCCGGATCGCAAGCTGCCTGGTGGATATCTATATATGTCCGATTTATTGGGTCACCCGGACACCTTGCGTGCAATTGGGCGGATGCTAGCCAGTGAGTACGTATTTTCCGACGTTGACGCGGTAATGACCGTAGAAACTAAGGGAATCCCGCTAGCTCAAGCAGTAGCTAATTATTTAAACGTTCCGTTCATCATCGTGCGGCACGAATCGGTAATTACGGAAGGATCGACAATTTCGGTCAATTACGTATCCCGTTCTTCGGAACGCATCCAAAAAATGGAGCTTTCTAAACGCAGTTTACAACGCGGGATGAAGGTTTTAATTGTGGATGACTTCATGAAGGGTGGCGGCACCGTTCATGCAATGGTTGATTTGCTGAAAGAATTTGAAGCAGAATTGATTGGAATTTCGGTTTTAGCTGAAGGAACTTATAAAGGGCAACGGGCAATTGAAGATTTTACTTCGTTGTTAAACGTGGATACTTCCCAAGCCGGACAAGTTCGAATTAAGGCCGGAAACTATTTTGAAAGAAATTTTAAAGAAGACACTAAGGAGTAA
- the glmU gene encoding bifunctional UDP-N-acetylglucosamine diphosphorylase/glucosamine-1-phosphate N-acetyltransferase GlmU, whose amino-acid sequence MVKSTIILAAGQGTRMKSKLYKVLHPVCGKAMVDHVLTQVEKTDMDHVVTVIGHGAEKVRELLGDRTEYAVQKEQLGTGHAVLQAEDILGDKDGITMIVSGDTPLFTAKTFENLFEYHRQKGAAATILTARTDNPFSYGRIVRNDLGVVDKIVEQKDATREEAEITEINTGVYCFDNQKLFKALHQVKNDNAQGEYYLPDVIGIMKAAGEIVAAYEMDDFSESMGVNDRVALSKATKVMQQRINEVHMRNGVTIVDPENTYIDYGIEIGADTVIEPGVQLQGQTKIGSDCVIGAHSKIVDSTIEDRVTVTSSQIEQAIMHHDSNIGPNSHLRPKAEIGEFVHVGNYCEVKNAKLGARTKMGHLSYVGDADVGTDINIGCGVVFVNYDGINKHHTTVGDYSFIGSNANIVAPVKLADHSYVAAGSTITGDVNQYEMGIARGRQVNKEGYFKKLPVYEAALEAEKENQRD is encoded by the coding sequence ATGGTGAAAAGTACGATTATTTTAGCAGCGGGTCAAGGAACCCGGATGAAGTCAAAATTATATAAGGTATTACATCCCGTTTGCGGTAAAGCGATGGTGGACCACGTTTTAACCCAAGTTGAAAAAACGGATATGGACCACGTGGTTACCGTAATTGGTCACGGTGCAGAAAAAGTTCGGGAATTGCTTGGGGACCGGACGGAATACGCGGTTCAAAAGGAACAACTTGGCACAGGGCACGCCGTTTTACAAGCCGAAGACATTTTAGGTGACAAAGACGGGATTACGATGATTGTTAGTGGCGACACACCGTTGTTTACCGCTAAAACTTTTGAAAACTTATTTGAATATCATCGTCAAAAGGGCGCTGCGGCTACAATTCTCACTGCGCGGACCGATAATCCGTTCTCCTACGGCCGGATTGTGCGTAACGACCTTGGGGTGGTGGATAAGATTGTTGAACAAAAGGATGCCACTCGTGAAGAAGCAGAAATCACGGAAATTAATACCGGAGTTTACTGTTTTGACAATCAGAAATTGTTCAAGGCTTTGCACCAAGTTAAAAATGACAATGCTCAAGGAGAATACTACCTTCCTGACGTAATTGGAATTATGAAGGCGGCTGGTGAAATTGTCGCAGCTTACGAAATGGATGACTTCAGCGAATCAATGGGAGTTAACGACCGGGTGGCCCTTTCGAAGGCAACTAAGGTAATGCAACAACGCATCAACGAAGTACACATGCGTAATGGAGTAACCATTGTGGATCCGGAAAATACATACATTGATTACGGGATTGAAATTGGCGCTGACACCGTAATTGAACCAGGAGTTCAACTACAAGGTCAAACCAAGATTGGTTCGGACTGCGTAATTGGTGCACATTCTAAGATCGTAGACTCAACTATTGAAGACCGGGTTACGGTTACCTCTTCACAAATTGAACAGGCCATCATGCACCACGACAGCAATATTGGACCAAATAGCCACTTGCGTCCAAAAGCTGAAATTGGCGAATTTGTGCACGTCGGTAATTACTGTGAAGTTAAGAATGCTAAATTGGGGGCCCGGACTAAGATGGGCCACTTAAGCTATGTTGGGGATGCAGATGTAGGTACGGATATCAACATTGGTTGTGGCGTGGTATTCGTTAACTACGATGGCATCAACAAGCATCACACTACGGTGGGTGACTACTCGTTCATTGGTAGCAACGCCAACATCGTGGCCCCAGTTAAATTAGCGGACCACAGCTACGTAGCTGCTGGTTCAACCATCACTGGCGACGTTAACCAATACGAAATGGGAATTGCCCGGGGCCGGCAAGTTAACAAGGAAGGTTACTTCAAAAAACTTCCGGTTTACGAAGCAGCTTTAGAAGCTGAAAAAGAAAATCAACGTGATTAA
- a CDS encoding TetR/AcrR family transcriptional regulator yields MSESIVSNYEQWLNLAEMPENKRKILEATIKLYSKQGISNTSTSQIAKEAGLSKALIFKFFTNKHDLTMNLITPVLDHILPVFTSDFFGDLEKNTEVKEIIRYIVFNRYQFLIENKDIVLIFLSEIMVNEELQQKFFSYIDSNNKIMWLKEKPHFLKINEQITLSSLFLTIASQILMLFVQCTIFNKEMTKQQQNQRLEEIVTLIYNGVKNRKE; encoded by the coding sequence ATGTCAGAGTCGATTGTGTCTAATTATGAACAGTGGTTAAACTTAGCAGAAATGCCTGAGAATAAGCGAAAAATTCTGGAAGCCACTATTAAACTTTATTCAAAACAGGGGATATCCAACACTTCGACCAGTCAAATAGCAAAAGAAGCTGGTTTATCAAAAGCTCTAATTTTTAAGTTCTTTACTAATAAACATGATTTAACGATGAACTTAATTACTCCTGTCTTGGATCATATACTACCAGTTTTTACTTCCGATTTTTTTGGAGATCTTGAAAAAAACACAGAAGTAAAAGAGATTATCCGTTACATTGTTTTTAATCGTTATCAATTCCTCATAGAAAATAAAGACATTGTCTTAATTTTTTTGTCAGAAATAATGGTAAACGAAGAGTTACAACAAAAATTTTTTTCGTATATTGATTCCAACAACAAAATTATGTGGTTAAAAGAAAAGCCCCATTTTTTGAAGATTAATGAACAAATCACGTTATCGAGTTTATTTTTGACAATTGCTAGTCAGATTCTTATGCTGTTTGTTCAATGTACGATTTTTAATAAAGAAATGACTAAACAACAACAAAATCAACGCTTAGAAGAGATCGTTACCTTAATTTACAATGGGGTTAAAAATAGAAAGGAATAA
- a CDS encoding ABC transporter permease: MYLAIKEILHNKLRYSLVLVTIFLISFMVYFMTSLAIGLVRDNRTAVDNWDSTRVTLSKYSNKNLTASFITENKYKDKLSDDAVPLGYMFAVTNKKNDNTTVNASIFAQNWNSFIAPKLIKGHYPRTKNEVVIDQSMKNYNIGIGDHIQLNGSTDEYKVVGLTNNSKFFTIPVIYTDLSTYWKLQHTETTTKTISAIVQKNNVNISGKGLVTVTAQDMISNIPGYTPEVNVFMGMIIALVVITCLVVGIFIYIIVIQKLGLYGIMRAQGIQAKTIIWSLFCQIFVLSGMGVLLALVGVWAVKFVLPSTLFFYPSWQAYSLLSLAIIIMALLGGLFSLPKILKIDPIEAIGD; encoded by the coding sequence ATGTATCTTGCAATAAAAGAAATTTTACACAACAAACTTCGCTACAGTCTGGTCCTAGTTACAATTTTTCTTATATCTTTTATGGTCTACTTTATGACAAGTCTAGCAATTGGTTTGGTACGAGATAATCGAACCGCAGTGGATAACTGGGATTCAACACGAGTAACACTTTCAAAATATTCAAATAAGAATTTAACAGCCTCTTTTATCACTGAGAATAAATATAAAGATAAACTGTCCGATGACGCGGTTCCCCTAGGATATATGTTCGCTGTAACAAATAAAAAAAATGATAACACGACAGTGAATGCTTCAATTTTTGCTCAAAATTGGAACAGCTTTATTGCTCCTAAATTAATTAAGGGTCACTATCCTAGAACTAAAAATGAAGTGGTTATTGATCAATCAATGAAAAATTATAATATCGGAATAGGTGATCATATACAGTTAAACGGAAGTACAGATGAATATAAAGTTGTTGGTCTAACCAATAATAGTAAATTTTTTACCATACCCGTCATTTATACTGATTTATCCACCTATTGGAAACTACAACATACTGAAACAACCACAAAAACCATCTCAGCCATTGTTCAAAAAAATAATGTTAATATTTCTGGAAAAGGATTAGTGACAGTAACTGCACAAGATATGATAAGTAATATTCCTGGCTACACACCAGAAGTAAATGTGTTTATGGGGATGATTATTGCTTTAGTAGTAATTACTTGTTTAGTGGTCGGTATTTTCATTTACATTATCGTGATTCAGAAATTGGGACTTTATGGCATTATGCGTGCACAAGGTATTCAAGCCAAAACAATTATCTGGTCTCTATTTTGTCAAATATTCGTCTTATCAGGTATGGGCGTCTTACTAGCGCTTGTTGGTGTATGGGCAGTAAAATTTGTTTTACCATCAACACTTTTCTTCTATCCTAGCTGGCAAGCCTATTCTCTTCTAAGTTTAGCAATTATTATAATGGCTCTCTTAGGGGGACTATTCTCGTTGCCTAAAATTTTGAAAATTGATCCTATAGAAGCGATTGGAGATTAA
- a CDS encoding ABC transporter ATP-binding protein, translating into MMNLVKMKNVTKKYGSGHTLTQALFPTNFELQEGEFAAIIGPSGSGKTTFLTTLGNLQTPTSGQITIKNKDTTQMNEKEKTTLRFKEFGFILQASNLIPFLNIQEQLDLIDRLDKSNSKKMNREELLDLLDLKKVLKSYPKDLSGGERQRAAIARALYNNPSIILADEPTASLDTERAHQVVDLLARIAHEYNRGVIMITHDMRLLDKVDQVYTMQDGKLSRGNALEYD; encoded by the coding sequence ATTATGAATTTAGTAAAAATGAAGAATGTCACTAAGAAATATGGGAGCGGACATACGCTAACACAAGCTCTATTTCCTACTAATTTTGAATTGCAGGAAGGAGAGTTTGCTGCTATCATCGGGCCCTCAGGATCAGGAAAAACAACTTTCTTAACCACACTGGGAAACTTGCAAACGCCAACTAGTGGACAAATAACCATAAAAAATAAAGATACAACACAGATGAATGAAAAAGAAAAAACAACCTTACGTTTTAAGGAGTTTGGCTTTATTTTGCAAGCGTCGAACCTGATTCCATTTTTGAATATTCAAGAACAGTTAGATTTAATAGATCGTTTGGACAAGTCAAATTCAAAAAAAATGAATCGAGAAGAATTATTAGATTTGTTAGACCTAAAAAAGGTACTAAAATCTTATCCAAAAGATTTATCCGGTGGGGAGCGACAGAGAGCAGCAATTGCACGTGCTTTATACAATAACCCAAGCATCATATTAGCTGATGAACCCACAGCTAGCCTTGATACAGAACGTGCCCATCAAGTTGTTGATCTACTTGCACGAATTGCTCACGAATATAATCGGGGTGTGATCATGATTACTCACGACATGCGTTTATTAGATAAAGTCGACCAAGTTTACACTATGCAGGATGGAAAATTGTCACGTGGAAATGCTTTAGAATATGATTGA
- a CDS encoding DUF4430 domain-containing protein, giving the protein MKRKWFSLLVAVVLIIGVAIGFGGILHSKSSGNDDLGFSNAKVDPDKVQVTVETDLKQPKKNQQILFDKQIKYQKGMTAFSALKKVAGKQVGYQNGATVYVNRIGKYTENDVHSGTGWKYYVNNGKDIAKAANLKTLKAGDHLYWRFVDGYK; this is encoded by the coding sequence ATGAAACGAAAATGGTTTTCGCTTTTAGTGGCGGTAGTCCTAATTATCGGTGTGGCAATTGGCTTTGGTGGAATTTTACATTCTAAAAGTTCCGGTAATGATGATTTAGGTTTTAGCAATGCTAAAGTTGACCCAGATAAGGTGCAAGTCACGGTTGAAACGGATTTAAAACAGCCCAAAAAGAACCAGCAAATTCTCTTTGATAAACAAATTAAGTATCAAAAAGGGATGACGGCGTTTAGCGCCCTCAAAAAAGTTGCCGGCAAACAAGTGGGCTACCAGAACGGGGCAACCGTATATGTCAATCGAATTGGTAAATACACTGAAAATGACGTCCATTCGGGGACGGGCTGGAAATATTACGTTAACAATGGCAAAGATATTGCTAAAGCAGCCAATTTAAAAACGTTAAAGGCCGGAGACCATTTGTATTGGAGATTTGTTGATGGATACAAATAA